In Apium graveolens cultivar Ventura chromosome 10, ASM990537v1, whole genome shotgun sequence, the following are encoded in one genomic region:
- the LOC141690170 gene encoding diacylglycerol kinase 1-like, translated as MDDDREPGFPSHMLESRLFYVSCFIAGLVGVLTIAYTAFQWRRNINLSWMKAIARSKKNPKTRSKVPVAPHAWILESISRGKSLKCCVCLKSMSASQALGPAASDSFIHYCSICGAASHLSCSSKSHKDCKRVSMTGYEHVMHQWAVRWTEVADQTDETSFCSYCEEPCSGSFLGGSPIWCCLWCQRLVHVDCHGSILNETGNICDMGPFKRLILSPLYVREVSRGLQGGILSSITQGANEIASTVRASIRSQSKKYKHGNEVSADTGNSGSIGNSSTESTCDSNQNVNGSHGTEEYGNGTVSVEGVDQNQDVSVVKKLESKPSFKRSSSTNEKNEFHLAGLKHRYELSDLPSDARPLLVFINKKSGAQRGDSLRLRLNLLLNPIQVFELSSTQGPEAGLFFFRRVPHFRILVCGGDGTVGWVLDAIDKQNFVSPPPVAILPAGTGNDLARVLSWGGGLGSVERQGGLCTVLHHIEHAAVTILDRWKVSINQQGKQLQSPKFMNNYLGVGCDAKVALEIHNLREENPEKFYNQFMNKVLYAREGAKSIMDRTFADYPWQVRVEVDGVEVEVPEDAEGVLVANIGSYMGGVDLWQNEDETYDNFDPQSMHDKILEVVSISGTWHLGKLQVGLSRARRLAQGQSIKIQLFAVLPVQIDGEPWLQSPCTLTISHHGQAFMLKRAAEEPLGHAAAIIADVLENAETNHVITAAQKRALLQEMALKLS; from the exons ATGGACGACGATCGAGAACCTGGATTTCCATCTCATATGCTGGAATCACGTCTTTTCTATGTTTCTTGCTTTATTGCTGGACTTGTTGGAGTCCTCACTATAGCCTACACCGCATTCCAATGGAGGAGAAATATCAACCTAAGTTGGATGAAAGCCATAGCCAGGTCAAAGAAGAACCCGAAGACAAGGAGCAAGGTACCTGTAGCTCCTCATGCTTGGATATTGGAATCTATCTCCCGTGGGAAAAGCTTAAAATGCTGTGTATGTTTGAAGTCTATGTCTGCCTCTCAAGCTCTTGGGCCAGCGGCTTCAGACAGTTTTATTCATTACTGTAGCATATGTGGTGCAGCATCTCACCTTAGTTGTTCTTCCAAGTCTCATAAAGATTGCAAACGTGTGTCCATGACTGGATATGAGCATGTGATGCACCAGTGGGCTGTCCGGTGGACGGAAGTTGCAGATCAGACTGATGAGACTTCTTTCTGCAGTTACTGCGAAGAGCCCTGCAGTGGTTCTTTCCTTGGAGGATCTCCTATATGGTGTTGCCTATGGTGTCAGCGGTTGGTACATGTCGACTGTCATGGTAGCATCTTAAACGAAACAGGCAATATATGTGATATGGGCCCCTTCAAAAGGTTGATTTTATCACCCCTATATGTCAGGGAAGTGAGTAGGGGTTTACAGGGGGGGATATTAAGTTCAATCACTCAGGGGGCGAATGAAATTGCATCAACTGTTCGAGCTAGTATTAGGAGTCAAAGTAAGAAGTATAAGCATGGAAATGAAGTCTCTGCTGACACAGGGAATAGTGGCAGCATTGGCAACTCATCAACGGAAAGTACATGTGACAGCAATCAGAACGTAAATGGTTCTCATGGAACAGAGGAATACGGTAATGGTACTGTTAGCGTGGAGGGTGTGGATCAAAATCAAGACGTTAGTGTTGTGAAAAAATTAGAATCAAAACCAAGTTTTAAGAGAAGTTCTTCAACTAATGAAAAAAATGAGTTCCACTTAGCTGGATTAAAACACCGATATGAGTTAAGTGATTTACCCTCAGATGCGAGACCTTTATTGGTCTTCATCAACAAGAAGAGCGGGGCCCAGCGAGGAGATTCACTTAGGCTACGTTTAAATCTACTTTTGAATCCTATTCAG GTTTTCGAGTTGAGTTCAACGCAAGGGCCTGAAGCTGGACTATTTTTCTTTAGGAGAGTGCCCCATTTCAGGATTCTTGTATGTGGAGGAGATGGCACTGTTGGATGGGTTTTAGATGCCATAGATAAGCAAAACTTTGTGTCTCCTCCTCCAGTAGCTATTCTTCCTGCCGGAACAGGAAATGACTTGGCTCGAGTTTTATCTTGGGGAGGAGGTTTAGGTTCAGTGGAGAGACAGGGTGGGCTGTGCACAGTGTTACACCATATAGAACATGCTGCAGTAACAATTCTAGATCGATGGAAAGTTTCAATTAATCAACAAGGGAAACAGCTTCAATCTCCAAAGTTTATGAACAATTATCTTG GGGTTGGATGCGATGCAAAGGTTGCTCTGGAAATCCACAATCTTAGAGAGGAGAATCCAGAGAAATTTTATAATCAG TTTATGAATAAAGTTCTTTATGCAAGAGAAGGCGCCAAGAGTATTATGGATAGGACGTTTGCAGATTATCCTTGGCAAGTTCGAGTAGAAGTGGATGGTGTGGAGGTAGAGGTTCCCGAA GATGCAGAAGGTGTTCTTGTTGCCAATATTGGAAGCTATATGGGTGGAGTAGATTTATGGCAAAATGAGGATGAAACATATGATAATTTTGATCCTCAatcaatgcatgataagattctGGAGGTCGTTAGCATATCAGGAACTTGGCATCTTGGAAAGCTTCAG GTAGGGCTATCTCGGGCACGAAGACTAGCACAAGGGCAATCAATAAAAATTCAGCTTTTTGCTGTATTGCCTGTTCAAATTGATGGAGAGCCGTGGTTGCAGTCACCATGTACATTGACCATATCTCATCATGGACAG GCTTTCATGTTGAAGAGAGCAGCAGAAGAACCTCTTGGTCATGCTGCTGCAATTATTGCTGATGTGCTGGAGAATGCTGAAACAAATCACGTTATAACTGCAGCACAGAAGCGGGCTCTTCTTCAAGAGATGGCGCTGAAGTTATCGTAA